Within the Phaseolus vulgaris cultivar G19833 chromosome 9, P. vulgaris v2.0, whole genome shotgun sequence genome, the region gaggaagaaaagtCCCTGGTTTCCTTTCTGAACTCCTTCCGTTGCTTAATAGGCTTCTTTCGTGGCAACCCAAATCTAGGAAAAATCAAAACTTCTCTGCTGCTTCTGTTCAATTACGACTCCACCTTTCCCTCTCTCCAACGTTTTTTCAGACCAACAAAAATCCAAAACACCTTCTTTTTCTCCATAAAGAAACCCCCAAACCAACACAACCGCGTAAAAGGCCACGCTTCCCAAAACGCATATTATCATTGTTTTATGCTCCCAAATCCAAAAGCTTCAGGTCAGAGTCACCGTCAAAGCACCCCACACCATCGCGTTCACACTTCACCACACGCTTTCTCCGCCCCTATAAATACACCCACCAAAACGCAGAAGCTCTCAAGCGTTCACACTTCTCAAAAAGCCGCACAACAAccaaatccaaacacaccctatCATCATGGGAATCAGCCCCGTTCCGTTTTTCGCTCAAGAAGACTACTCACACTTCTACAACCTCTTTGCAGACACAGACAACAACAGCACCAAGAGAAAGCGTAACAGTAAAGAAGACGAAGGAGGAGGTGCAGAACAAAATGGGCACCATGATAATAACAGTGAAAGTGCTATCTTGAAGGACTTACTTGCTTCGCTCATTCTCTTGGAAGAGGAAGAAGCTCGAGAAGAACAGAGTAGAATGGTTGAGTCCCAACAGCAACGCGCCATGTTCAACGCCAGCTTCCAGAACCAGGCCCGGGCTATGGAATCCTACAAGGCCCAATCCCAAGCCCATTACGCCGAATCGGAAGAGCTCCAGAACAAAATAACCAAGAAAGCCCGTCGCGCGGTTGCTGCAGCTGCTAGTTCTGTTATTCTAGAAGAGACCGGTTCGGTTCAGGTTCAGGATCCGATTCAAACCGGTTTAGGGTCCGGTTCGACGGTTCAGCGGAGGATGTGGGTGAGGAACCGGTCGAAGGACTGGTGGGAGCAGATCAGCCGGGAGGACTTCCCGGAGGAGGAGTTCCGGCAGTGGTTCCGGATGAGCAGAGGCACGTTCGACATGATCTGCGAGGAGCTCGACGCGGCGGTGACGAAGAAAAACACGATGTTGCGCGAGGCGATTCCGGTGCGCCAGCGCGTGGCCGTCTGCATCTGGCGCCTGGCCACCGGCGACCCGCTCCGGCTGGTGTCGAAGCGGTTCGGGTTGGGGATCTCCACGTGTCACAAACTCGTGCTGGAAGTGTGCTACGCGATACGCGCCGTTTTGATGCCGAAGTTTCTGCAGTGGCCGGGCGAGGAAAAGATGAAGCGCGTGAAGGAAGAGTTCGAGGGCGTTTCGGGAATACAGAACGTGGGAGGCGCAATGTACACCACGCACGTGCCGATCATCGCTCCTAAAATAAGCGTGTCGGCGTATTTTAACAAGCGGCACACGGAGCGGAACCATAAAACCAGTTACTCTGTAACGGTTCAGGGCGTGGTTGATTCCAAAGGCGTTTTCACCGACGTGTGCATTGGGTGGCCAGGTTCCATGCCCGATGATCAGGTTCTGGAGAAAAGCGCGTTGTTTCAGAGAGCTAACAGTGGCAATTTAAGGGACGTTTGGATCGTCGGAAACTCAGGGCACCCTCTGATGGATTGGGTGTTGGTGCCGTACACGCACCCTAATCTGACATGGACGCAGCACGCGTTCAATGAGAAGATTGAGGAGATTCAGGGCACTGCCAAACAGGCCTTTGCGAAGCTAAAAGCGCGGTGGGGGTGTTTGCAGAAGAGGACTGAGGTGAAGCTTCAGGACTTGCCGGTGGTGCTAGGCGCGTGCTGTGTTCTGCATAACATTTGTGAGATGAGGAATGAAGAAATAGATGGTGAGTGGGGGTTTCAGCTTTTTGACGACGAGATGGTGGCGGAGAACTGCATTCGCTCTGCTTCTTCCATGCAGGCCAGAGACCACATTGCCCACCATTTGCTGCACCATGCCCACTCTGCCACTACCTTCTTGTAACTccaccttcttcttcttcttcttcttcttcttccttattCTTTTTGACTATGTTGCTGTAGTCACATCAATTAACAAGAGAAGCATATTAATTTCATTCATTAAATTCTTGAATATGTAGATTGTATAGACAATTTTTGTCTCATCAAAATATAACTAACATATTGTTCTGGAATTCTAATGGATTTGTTCTACCATCTTCTCCATGTTGTCTCTGATTTCCATTATACATATTACGTGTTGTTTGTGCTGTGTCCCACAGTGTCTGACCCCAAAAAGATTCGATTTCTGCTTTTGACTTTGGAGTCTTGTTGGGAGTTCGGATGCTGTGACCATCAGCACTCATTACTCCTTATTCATTACATGAGTGTAAAAATAATGTGATAAAATAGGAGTTGTTAAGAATGAGATATCTCTAAACGTTGAAAACTGTCACATTGAAGAATTAATTAGCTTCTTGCAGCCTTTGACTGATAGAGAATGGTCTGAACATGTGGATTTGTCTCCGGCTATCTCAATTGGTCCTACAAAGTATGGCAATATAGGTTCTAGAAATGGTGGAAAGTTGTTGTAAAGTGATAGCAACTTGTGTTTATTAAAATAGGTTTATTTTTCAGTTTAAGAATAATGGTTACTACAAATATCCTTAACTCAAGAGAAGAAGACAAGTTGAGTGCTAAATAAAAAactcaaatatatataaaaaataaaattgttttggaGCATCTTTGCATTTGGACCCTGGGGTTCTGGTCTTGGACCCATAATAATAAGATACAATAGAGGCTAATTCTCCTGCATCAGATCTAAATTTAATTCTCCCTGCATCAGATCTAAATTTAATTCTCCCTGCATCAGATCTAGATCAATCTACCTACCTAGAAAATGTTTATTTcaactttaattattttggattttataTCAACACAAATAAGAGAGTTACAAATTTAGAATTGGGATGTGTCTTGTAGAATATTACCATTTCCAGAATATGACCATCAACAACACATAAATACCTTACAGATGcaatttgaaagttttttttcatttcggataaaaaattcaaaaaagatGACAAGGAGAATTTAGGATTTAGGTTGCATATCACAATTGATCTGCAGATACAATATAGAGGGGTTAATAAAGTTTTTAGCTAAGAAGGTACCAAAATGGTGTCCCAACTTTTTTGAATATATGCTTGTATGATTTTATACTTTCATATTTTGATTAGGGCAGTTGTAGTTACCAAAATTGAAGATATAATGTCCCTTTTCAGAATCATATATTTGTATGATAGTAAACTTGCATATTGGGACAATGTGCATGAAACATTTGTCTGcttcaatatttgtttttaacAATCATTTCTTTGAATTCGGTCAATGAATCTTTCCAGAAACAGATTGAATGAGGTAACTATCAATTAATTTTCCTTCACTTTCATATTAAGAAGACCATGGAAATGTGATGTCTTTTCCTTTAACCTGGTTTGGATTAGCATTTTATGAGCTGGAATTCTGACATGATTGTAATGGTATTAATAGACTGAACAACCAAATCAGAAAGACCTAGATAGTGGTAAAGTGAAGTAAACCTTTTAAGCTGCATATTTTCCAGAAGGTAATGCCTTGGTACTTGGTGTCATAGGACTTCAACTCCTGGTAGAAGATGTCAACTTTGGTTTTGCACTTAAAAGTGTTcttttcataatttaaataaaaaacagtaAATTAATCATCTTACTCTTCAACTACACCCAAAATAGCAGTCATATTCTTGTAAATCTAATGTAGGAAGATAAGTTTTCCAATAGATACCACCATCTAGAAGAAAAAATTACTAATTAGTTTCATTTtactttctaaatttttaaatatatataaaatacttttatagTAACACAAGCACCAATAGTTTTATTGCAGTTATCTGTTCAAATTCTTTGACTAAACAATTTCTCACTGTAGAGAAAAGAGTTGGACAGTCATTGTTTGTGACAACTTGGAGCGGGTGCTTCAAGTCCCACATTGAGAGTGATTGCTAATTTGATGTTAAAGGTAGTTTAGCTAGctatgaaattaaatttatgGTTTCTATTGAAATATTCTTTATACagagaaaaatcaaaataatttgcatgaaatataaaaaaaaaacttttttagaattaaaaactTTGTGAAGCAATTATCTgtaaaaaattcatataatcaattatgcttTAAATATAATCCATACATAATATATTTACagcataattattatatataatcgTAATTAACGTCATTTATGTATCCATGTTTtcattaacatattttttatattataataaaataaataattaaaataataaataaaataaaataatttaatatttatcaattcacatttctatattataaaaataataagtaaaaagaaaacattaaaatagtaaataaaagaaagtaagttaatttgaaattttattaatacatCTTATTATAgtataatcaaataaataatttaaataatataaaattaattaattttatattttataaagtaatttattttaatatattattattttgaggtataattttttatgtattgAGATTTGATAATAATAGTGAACAAATTCGTATTTCCTTTTTTATGCCCAAACAATACATTAAAAAGAGtgaaaatgttatataaattcttaaaataacaataacttTAAAGAGTAAAGTCAGTTGAACATTTTGTTGTTCATTTTAATTGACTTTTGGTATTTAAGATGAAGGTCTTTTTATATAGGTGACACCTTTGTGAAGAATCTTGCAAATGCGTAATTACCATCCTTAATCACCATGAGTAAAGTTAGTTACGAGTTTATTGTAACAACCTAATTACCATCCTTAATCAAGATTTACATTGTTAAACAAACTAAAACTAGTAATCAATAAAAGAATTGAGCTCAAACAAGAtccataaataattttgttcctCATAAAAAAGAGAGTATAAATAGACATTATAAAACAGTTAAGAGGTAGATTCAATTGCATTAATTACTCATTAAAATACTTTACTTACTTGAATATGAGAGTGCTTAGAGATGCTTTTGATTGAAAGAATCTCACAAGAGgtcaaaagaaaaaacaatatttaataattaggATTGAAATCTTATTTGGTCCAtgtaataacaacaataaattttgacacaataatgaatttaaaagaaatatattttacatttattttatagGAAATTATTTTCTGAGTTgagaatattaaaataaaggcTAAACATATTTTAGAATCTTTGaagtttaaatttgaaaaagaaaatgcattaattttaaagaaacttAAAATTGAATCAACCTAAATGTTAGCCTAAATGGAAAGtattttattgaatttggagaaaaaaatcttgaaaattaaacaaaagcaaaaacaaacttctaaaattagaaaaagGAAATATTTTAAAGGTAAAAGCTTTGCAAATGTaaataaagttttcaaaaaagaaaagaaatacacTAAGTAAAGTCGTAAAGAACTAAAATAGTTTGATAATTGCAAGAATGgaaaaaataagtaattattaatggtgtgtttggattggaaaAGAGATTTGAGAGAGTGAATTTAGATTGATTTGAGAGAAAAATGAAGTTGTTTGAATTGTGATATGTTATAGTAGAtttgtgagaaaagtttattgaattttgtgagtgatatgatggttttgtgaaaaatttaattttttaaaaggtataaaatgtatattataaattaattttaattttaatattatttattttatcattattaattattatatataagttttaattatagttattatttcataaattaattattaatattttattttaattattattttatatatttattaatattttaataataattattattatttatgttatatgAAGAAAGAACACTGATTCATGAGTTCAAAAGACACATTTTTCGCAATTCTTTGCATATATGCAAAGAAAGAACACTCATACAGTTTTGCCttgatttttgtattttaatattttttatttatgaatttgtttgttttcagtACATATTTTCGTCTTCAAAAATTCCATCCTTGTATACAAACGAACCATAAGAATGCATAAAACAATTGTATAAACTTCATACGATATAGGATATAGGTAAGTATTGacaatttatgtaaaaatgttcatctttgataataaaattaaacatcTCCTTTTATAAACTCATTATCAAAAGTTTTTTTCTAaagggttaaatatgtttttttacaaTACAAAATTGATTTTCGATCTAAATTTTAGACTATCTAGATGTTTGTAGTATGAAAATGATTGAGATGAGTTATTCTGAACATGAAATTGGTTCAATTTGAAGTTTCATTTCATCAATCCATTGAAAGTAATTAAATCAAACTTAAGTCTACAATcaaaacaacaataaatattaaaaaaaactataaatcttttaaaaaattaacaatcatTTTACATCATTTTCAATCATTCTCTTACTAAGAATCTtggataatataaaatttaaacaaaaaacaaaaattaatttcatgttatgatacagaaaaaaaaaatatttaaccattttctaaaatatcaattactaGAGCAACAACTACCCTCTATGTTTATTTGTCACCTTTTCCCAAGACACCCATTTTAGTAATAACTTATCACGTTTGTTTCCATCAAACTAGAAGTCTTATCTCACACATTGAGATTTTACACTTTCTTAACTTACTTTCTTCTTATACTTAAATGATTACTCTAACATTGATGAATTAGATAAAGAGTGATATTAGTTTGTTCACGAAAGTTTCTTTGGGATATAAAAATTAGTTGATTAACACGTGCTTCGATTTGAAC harbors:
- the LOC137821211 gene encoding protein ALP1-like, whose product is MGISPVPFFAQEDYSHFYNLFADTDNNSTKRKRNSKEDEGGGAEQNGHHDNNSESAILKDLLASLILLEEEEAREEQSRMVESQQQRAMFNASFQNQARAMESYKAQSQAHYAESEELQNKITKKARRAVAAAASSVILEETGSVQVQDPIQTGLGSGSTVQRRMWVRNRSKDWWEQISREDFPEEEFRQWFRMSRGTFDMICEELDAAVTKKNTMLREAIPVRQRVAVCIWRLATGDPLRLVSKRFGLGISTCHKLVLEVCYAIRAVLMPKFLQWPGEEKMKRVKEEFEGVSGIQNVGGAMYTTHVPIIAPKISVSAYFNKRHTERNHKTSYSVTVQGVVDSKGVFTDVCIGWPGSMPDDQVLEKSALFQRANSGNLRDVWIVGNSGHPLMDWVLVPYTHPNLTWTQHAFNEKIEEIQGTAKQAFAKLKARWGCLQKRTEVKLQDLPVVLGACCVLHNICEMRNEEIDGEWGFQLFDDEMVAENCIRSASSMQARDHIAHHLLHHAHSATTFL